One Campylobacter concisus DNA segment encodes these proteins:
- a CDS encoding cytochrome d ubiquinol oxidase subunit II, whose translation MHSLGLENLQIYWWFIVSLLGGLLVFMMFVQGGQSLIFSLGKDELKKDMLINSIGRKWELTFTTLVMFGGACFAAFPLFYATSFGGAYWVWLAILFCFIVQAVSYEYRKKPDNFLGARTYEIFLFINGSLGVILIGMAVSTFFSGSDFVLNEHNFVEWKTPFRGLEALANPYLYLLGIAMFFLSRVGGCLYLMNNIADGEFIQNARKQLLINTVLFLPFFLGFLAWVLTKDGFAYDANGVVSLMPYKYAINLIEMPIVGILLLVGVVLVLVGIFQGAFTKSIRGIFAYGLGVTLAVTALFLITGLNGTAFYPSFSDLSSSLTIKNASSSHYTLGVMAYVSLLVPFVLAYIVVVWRAIDSKKITQDEIKNDHHAY comes from the coding sequence ATGCATAGTTTAGGTTTAGAAAATTTACAAATTTATTGGTGGTTTATAGTTAGCCTTCTTGGCGGACTTTTGGTCTTTATGATGTTTGTTCAAGGCGGCCAGTCGCTAATCTTTAGCCTTGGCAAAGACGAGCTTAAAAAAGATATGCTCATAAATTCTATCGGTAGAAAATGGGAGCTTACATTTACGACGCTTGTTATGTTTGGTGGTGCGTGCTTTGCGGCATTCCCGCTATTTTACGCTACTAGCTTTGGTGGCGCTTACTGGGTTTGGCTGGCTATTTTATTTTGCTTTATCGTCCAAGCTGTAAGCTACGAGTACCGCAAAAAGCCTGATAACTTCTTAGGCGCTAGAACTTATGAAATTTTCCTTTTCATAAATGGCTCACTTGGCGTTATTCTTATCGGTATGGCGGTTAGTACATTTTTTAGTGGTAGTGACTTTGTGCTAAATGAGCACAACTTTGTCGAGTGGAAGACTCCTTTTCGCGGCCTTGAAGCATTGGCAAATCCTTACTTGTATTTGCTCGGCATAGCGATGTTTTTCTTATCTCGCGTAGGTGGCTGCTTATATCTTATGAACAACATCGCTGATGGCGAATTTATACAAAACGCCAGAAAACAGCTACTTATCAACACCGTGCTATTCTTGCCATTTTTTCTAGGATTTCTTGCTTGGGTGCTTACAAAAGATGGCTTTGCATACGACGCAAATGGCGTAGTTAGCCTTATGCCTTACAAATACGCTATAAATTTGATTGAGATGCCTATCGTTGGTATATTGCTTCTTGTTGGCGTTGTTTTGGTACTTGTTGGAATTTTCCAAGGGGCATTTACAAAAAGTATTCGTGGAATTTTTGCTTATGGCCTTGGCGTTACGCTAGCTGTGACCGCACTATTTTTGATAACAGGACTAAATGGTACAGCATTTTATCCGTCATTTAGCGACCTCTCTAGTTCGCTAACTATCAAAAATGCAAGCTCTAGCCACTACACACTTGGCGTTATGGCCTATGTTAGCTTGCTAGTGCCTTTCGTGCTTGCCTATATCGTCGTAGTTTGGAGAGCGATAGATAGCAAGAAGATCACGCAAGATGAGATCAAAAACGATCATCACGCATACTAA